CAAAGAAGAGACCTGATGCCCGCGACAAACTACCACTCCTGCGAGAACGTGAGCATGCATCACAAAGCCAAGGAAAATGTCGCTTTGTTCCTGCAGCATCAGTTTGTCTCTAGCGCAGCTGCTTTTGCCCGGGATGCAGACTTCCATTCATATGAGCGGAAAGCCTCAGCAGGCTCAGGCATGGTGTGTGCTTGGACCGACGTGTAAAGCGTAGTGGTCTGGCCGTGGCATCAGTTCTGTTTTACGTGCCGCCGGTTTTGGTTTGCTGTAAAGTTTTGGCACAGAATTGATGAAGGAACAGATTTTGTCTTTGGCCAAACAAAATTGTCTCAAGTTTGCAGATTGCCGATGCCTTTCTGGCTTTTCCCATCGGCGTGTACAGTACGTGCATACAGCAAGGAGATCATGCACGATTGATGGTGGTTTGGTTTAGTCTTAGTGAGAGCTCGGTTGCAAATGTGAAGTTTTTGGCTGAACCGGAACAGACTTTGATTCGGGttctaactttttttttgttttttgttcaaAAGAAAACTATTTTTTGTTGGGTTCAAGTGCCCTTAATTTTGGATTGCTTTTCGAGATGTGACAATTAATTGCTGTTGTCTGGATGACTGTATGTATACGATAGGCATACGGACGTTTGCAACTCGATCGCTTGGTCCAAAGCCTGAACATATGTTAGTGCTCTTGTGCAGTGTGCCATGCATTGCAGCAGCAGGAAGGGTCCGGGCAAGTTTGTTTCCCTTTCCCTTTGCCATGCTCTGGATGCACCGCATGCCAGTGGTGTACAGCACCATCCTGTCTTCTGTATGATTTTTCTCTAAAATTCAAGAACAGCTGTTTTTGTATGCTTGTGTAAGGGTACAAACATGTAACATTAGTTGGAGGCGCGACGCAGATGCTTGCTCACTATTATATGGTTTATCCGTTTATGTTACATTGTTACTCATCAGTGGAGATGGTAACTAAATAAACGGGCCACTTTGGGTACGTTTGCACACCAGGCCCATAAACCCAAGCCCGGGATGGAGCATCTTGGCATGAACCTAGCCCATATATTCCAGCAGTTTTAATAAcgattgctgctgctgctcagttAACAAATTGTGCATTGCAATCCACGGAATAGTTTTCCTTTTCAGATCACGACCACCTTTCGCTTATAAGTGTGCAACACCCGCCAATTAAGACACGAGATTACACCGGATCTTGTTCACAACATTACCCAGCAGCATGGTAAACCAAGCAGGCAAGCACGCATCCAAACGACAGGTTTGCACCCAAGTCTTCTTAACCGCGGCACCGTTCCAATCCCGGTGAAGGTTCATGCCAAGACCTGCTAGTCTACTACTAAGTTTTCTGGTGCGGATAGTGATTCTTCTGCAACTGATTCCCCAGATCCGACCCGGGTCCATCTCAGTCCCTCCACCTGTGGCCACAGCTCGGGTTGCAGCAGATGAAGTACAGCGTCATGGCTTGCTCTCCCTTAGTTGGAGCCTGCATGTTCAATGCATCAGAGTACATGTAACAGCACCAAAATAAAGTGCAGCAATGACTGAGACGATGCACTGGACAGCCCGTGCAGtaataaggattccaaaactaGCAGTAACACGAGCCATCGCAGTTATATTGCAAAAATAAGAGATACATGTCCTGTATCCTGATATTCAAAAAGTCAGGTGAAACCAAATAGCTTATACTAATAAGTAATAACAACTGGTTAGAgggccttggagcatttggaaCCCAGCTTTTTGAGCAATGTGACAGATCATGAGACCCTGGAAATTGGAATCTTTCTTAAGTGGTAGATAATGATTTGATTCCATCTGAACAAGTTGATTCAAGCTTTTATCGTATGGACTAGGTGGATACCACAGGGGCTCCGATCCAGTTTGGCTTAGCTAAAGATGCAAATCACAAACCCTCCCTAATCACAAATAACCAATAAATCATGAAACACTACACACTGTTATTATGAATGCTAGTGTACTAACAAACTCCGTCATGCTTTCGTATTAGCTTCTAGCCAACTAGATGACACAACAAAAACATCATCTCTAGCAACAGCTGCAGTATGTAAACGGCACCTGTGTACAAACCTGGAAAAAAGCAGCTTCTGGATGGTTGCAGCTGTAGCATCTAACACTTCTGGTGCGAGGCAGACTAGGATCAGCTGCTACATCCTTCAGGACATCCTTGGGTTCACCCAAAGGCTTACGGAGAACCCTTTTGTACACACAAGTATCGGAAGCAACCTCCTGTTCACATAAATGATTTAAAGATTAGAATGATTAATGAAAATAAGAGCAAGCTTGTTAATTGAAAATTAAATTCGTTGAGTATGTGCGGAAACTGTATTTACAAATAAACGATGAGAAAAACTCGTACTTCACTGCAGACAAAAGAATGAGCATCTAAGGAAAACAATAAAACCAGAGAAATTTATCTGCTTCATAATGTTCTGGAAGCATCAAAAGCATCAGCAAGATACATGACTTATTTTAAATGGCATTCAGCTTCAACCTGGGTTccccttgcaaaaaaaaaaaaaattcacagaAGGATTTCATTGGCTCCTTCACCTTCCTCTAAAGGTGGGTTTCTGCTAACACAGTTTAGTTCTGTAATTACTCCCACTGTTTTAAAATAGTTGATCAACAAAATGTGCACTGGCTACACGGGCCAACACATTTAACTGTTATTAATGGAATTGGACCATGCTTACCTAGCGGGGATGCGGGTGGCAGCTCTCAGCCATGACTTGGCAGCACATGTGGCAGTTGTGGTGCGGGACGTTGGGCGCAGGCGCGAGCGGTTGGGTGGCACGGCCGTACGGGGACCAAGCACAGGTGGCTGGCAGGCTGGGCAAGTGAGAGAGATTGGCGGCAGCACGGGCGCGCAGGACTCTGCGGCGCTGGATCTGTGAGGTATGGGAGAAGTCCAAGCTGTGGCA
This portion of the Panicum virgatum strain AP13 chromosome 2N, P.virgatum_v5, whole genome shotgun sequence genome encodes:
- the LOC120661829 gene encoding DNA-directed RNA polymerases II, IV and V subunit 9A-like; translation: MSALKFCRECNNMLYPREDKETRTLLYACQYCEHQEVASDTCVYKRVLRKPLGEPKDVLKDVAADPSLPRTRSVRCYSCNHPEAAFFQAPTKGEQAMTLYFICCNPSCGHRWRD